A genomic window from Streptomyces mirabilis includes:
- a CDS encoding TetR/AcrR family transcriptional regulator: MGRPRNFDDNQVLESAREQFWNQGYAATSLQNLTDATGLGKGSLYGAFGDKRQLFLHVLDGYREEQLNGVRAVLTGPGTPFERLTLLVEGVAKGFKEDPQRRGCLLVNSTSELHSNDPDVVSRARTTYQAVEDLLISCVKEAQDDGTVEPSADAQELGRLLLAVMQGIEFLAKTDMDGSALMQIGQAALKQLSRH; this comes from the coding sequence ATGGGACGACCGCGGAATTTCGATGACAACCAGGTACTGGAGTCTGCGCGCGAGCAGTTCTGGAATCAGGGATACGCGGCTACATCACTGCAGAACCTGACGGACGCCACCGGACTGGGCAAGGGAAGTCTGTACGGCGCCTTCGGCGACAAGCGGCAGCTGTTCTTGCACGTACTGGACGGCTATCGCGAGGAACAGCTGAACGGCGTCCGGGCGGTCCTCACCGGGCCCGGGACGCCCTTCGAACGCCTGACCCTGCTCGTTGAGGGGGTGGCCAAGGGATTCAAGGAGGACCCGCAGCGCCGCGGCTGTCTTCTGGTCAACAGTACGTCCGAGCTGCACAGCAACGATCCGGATGTGGTCTCCCGAGCCCGGACCACCTATCAAGCGGTCGAAGATCTTCTGATCTCCTGCGTAAAGGAAGCCCAGGACGACGGGACGGTCGAACCGAGCGCGGACGCCCAGGAGCTCGGGCGACTGCTCCTCGCTGTCATGCAGGGCATCGAGTTTCTCGCCAAGACCGACATGGACGGCTCAGCTCTGATGCAGATAGGCCAAGCCGCCCTCAAGCAGTTGTCCCGGCACTGA
- a CDS encoding VOC family protein — MTTPPQPLFTYTLHNVTISVSDLDASIQWWNRVFGLTLLAKSRFDAIGADVAFLEGPGFRLELLQPANGVRIPELTAEPPAHIRPIGNKALVFRVEDLDSVTRTFRDLGVTTVWEQMDLGDGSISTAIRDNDGNLINVFQQGASPVG; from the coding sequence ATGACCACCCCTCCCCAGCCGCTCTTCACCTACACCCTCCACAATGTGACGATTTCCGTCAGTGACCTCGACGCGTCGATCCAGTGGTGGAACCGGGTGTTCGGCCTCACCCTGCTGGCGAAGTCCCGCTTCGACGCCATCGGAGCGGACGTTGCCTTCTTGGAGGGGCCCGGTTTCCGGCTGGAGCTCCTTCAGCCCGCAAACGGTGTGCGGATCCCTGAACTGACGGCAGAGCCCCCCGCCCACATCCGCCCGATCGGCAACAAGGCCCTGGTCTTCCGTGTCGAGGACCTCGACAGCGTGACCCGCACCTTCCGTGATCTGGGGGTGACGACCGTCTGGGAGCAGATGGACCTCGGCGACGGCAGTATCTCGACCGCGATCCGTGACAACGACGGAAATCTCATCAACGTCTTCCAGCAAGGCGCAAGCCCGGTCGGCTGA
- a CDS encoding alpha/beta hydrolase — translation MPFATAEDGTQIFYKDWGSGQPVLFSHGWPLTADAWDPQMKLMVDNGFRAIAHDRRGGGRSGQPWDGNNLDTYADDLAAVIESEDLHDVILVGHSTGGGEVTRYIGRHGTARVAKLVLLGAIPPLMLKTEANPEGLPIEVFDEIRQGVLTDRSQYYKDLSAPFYGANREGSTVSQGTRDEFWLWSMTVGIKGAYDCIKAFSETDTTEDLKKVDVPTLIVHGDDDQIVPIVSAGAKSSKIVKGAQYKVYEGAPHGLAMVPKYAEIFNKDLLEFARS, via the coding sequence ATGCCCTTCGCCACCGCCGAGGACGGCACGCAGATCTTCTACAAGGACTGGGGCTCGGGCCAGCCCGTGCTCTTCTCCCACGGCTGGCCGCTCACCGCCGACGCCTGGGACCCCCAGATGAAGCTCATGGTGGACAACGGATTCCGCGCCATCGCTCACGACCGGCGCGGTGGCGGCCGCTCCGGTCAGCCCTGGGACGGCAACAACCTCGACACGTACGCCGACGACCTGGCCGCGGTCATCGAATCCGAAGACCTGCACGACGTCATTCTGGTCGGGCACTCCACCGGCGGCGGCGAAGTCACCCGCTACATCGGCCGGCACGGCACGGCACGGGTCGCCAAGCTGGTCCTGCTCGGCGCGATCCCGCCGCTGATGCTGAAGACGGAAGCCAACCCTGAGGGCCTGCCGATCGAGGTGTTCGACGAGATCCGCCAGGGTGTGCTCACGGACCGCTCGCAGTACTACAAGGACCTCAGTGCCCCGTTCTACGGTGCCAACCGTGAGGGCTCGACCGTGTCCCAGGGAACGCGTGACGAGTTCTGGCTCTGGAGCATGACAGTCGGCATCAAGGGCGCCTACGACTGCATCAAGGCGTTCTCCGAGACGGACACGACCGAGGACCTGAAGAAGGTCGATGTGCCGACACTGATCGTGCATGGCGACGACGACCAGATCGTGCCCATCGTCTCCGCGGGCGCCAAATCATCCAAGATCGTCAAGGGCGCGCAGTATAAGGTCTACGAGGGCGCGCCCCACGGCCTTGCGATGGTGCCCAAGTACGCCGAGATCTTCAACAAAGACCTGCTTGAGTTCGCGCGGAGTTAG
- a CDS encoding FAD-dependent monooxygenase: protein MGSDVDVLVVGAGPAGLLLAGDLAEAGVRCTVVERREGESQLTRAFAVHARTMEQLDARGLADDLLLTGLRNPILQFLRIDLSHLPTRYPHVLVTPQYNTERLLLSRALTHGVNIMRAHEVTGVQQDPSGVDVTVKTPAGTEHSLRADFVVGADGRNSCVRQSLGLPFPGRSAVRSMMLADVRMADPPKKPPTVAATGDAFAIVVPFGDGWFRVMAWNRHHPMPDNASVDLEEIKDVARQALGSDFGMHDPRWLSRFHSDERQSPRYRVGRVFLVGDAAHVHSPAGGMGLNTSIQDSANLSWKLAAVQRGRAPDTLLDTYQNERHPVGHRVLRMSGALLRGVLTTPRALCGLRDLSARTVLQTPPVARRLAMAISGIDISYAVAVGAHPLVGKRAPDVLLSDGRRLYEALRKRRFVLVTPSDTERFPSLITEWAGEVEIVSPKGATKKSVLVRPDAYIAWAISDESPEHRIDAARQALTEWCGTQGSSSVAPSPD from the coding sequence ATGGGATCCGACGTTGACGTGCTGGTCGTCGGTGCTGGTCCAGCGGGGTTGCTGCTCGCAGGTGACCTGGCCGAGGCCGGAGTGCGCTGCACCGTCGTGGAACGGCGAGAAGGGGAATCCCAGCTGACACGCGCATTCGCCGTTCACGCCCGAACGATGGAGCAACTGGACGCCCGCGGCCTGGCCGACGACCTGCTGCTGACCGGCCTCCGCAACCCGATCTTGCAATTTCTGCGGATCGATCTGTCGCACCTGCCGACCCGTTACCCCCACGTGCTCGTGACGCCCCAGTACAACACCGAGCGACTGCTCCTGTCCCGCGCCCTGACACACGGCGTGAACATCATGCGGGCCCACGAAGTGACTGGCGTCCAGCAAGACCCGAGCGGTGTCGACGTCACCGTGAAGACACCAGCCGGTACTGAACACAGCCTGCGCGCAGACTTCGTCGTCGGCGCAGACGGACGAAACAGCTGCGTGCGCCAGTCCCTCGGCCTCCCATTCCCCGGCCGCTCCGCCGTTCGCTCCATGATGCTCGCAGACGTCCGGATGGCTGATCCGCCGAAGAAGCCGCCCACCGTGGCAGCGACCGGAGACGCCTTCGCCATTGTCGTCCCGTTCGGCGACGGCTGGTTCAGGGTCATGGCCTGGAATCGCCACCACCCCATGCCCGACAACGCATCGGTCGATCTGGAAGAAATCAAAGACGTCGCCCGCCAGGCGCTCGGCAGCGACTTCGGCATGCACGACCCTCGCTGGCTCTCCAGATTCCACAGCGACGAACGCCAGTCACCCCGCTACCGAGTAGGCCGAGTATTCCTCGTCGGCGACGCCGCCCACGTCCATTCCCCGGCCGGCGGCATGGGCCTCAACACCAGCATCCAGGACTCCGCAAACCTGAGCTGGAAACTCGCAGCCGTTCAGCGTGGCCGCGCACCAGACACCCTGCTCGACACCTATCAGAACGAACGGCACCCGGTGGGACACCGGGTTCTGCGGATGAGCGGGGCACTGCTCCGCGGCGTCCTCACCACGCCACGGGCATTGTGCGGCCTCCGTGACTTGTCAGCGCGTACGGTGCTGCAAACCCCACCAGTGGCCCGACGACTGGCCATGGCGATCTCGGGAATCGACATTTCCTACGCCGTCGCGGTCGGCGCGCATCCCCTTGTCGGGAAGCGGGCACCTGACGTCCTCCTCAGCGACGGACGCAGACTCTACGAAGCCCTCCGTAAGCGACGGTTCGTCCTTGTCACACCGTCCGACACGGAGCGCTTCCCCTCACTGATCACAGAGTGGGCCGGCGAGGTGGAGATCGTATCCCCGAAGGGCGCTACCAAAAAGAGTGTTCTGGTCAGACCAGACGCCTATATCGCATGGGCCATCTCGGACGAGTCACCTGAACATCGCATCGACGCGGCCCGTCAAGCATTGACCGAATGGTGTGGCACACAGGGCTCCAGCTCTGTAGCCCCTTCACCCGACTAG
- a CDS encoding multifunctional oxoglutarate decarboxylase/oxoglutarate dehydrogenase thiamine pyrophosphate-binding subunit/dihydrolipoyllysine-residue succinyltransferase subunit, which yields MASQSRAGQPALHGLEFGINEWLVDEQYERYLHDPGSVDRTWRELFASRIPAPRQETRNGATTAQDSADDGDDAAVKAVRVAALIEAYRVRGHLVADTDPLTAARAAAHPELELTAFGLRDDDLQREFVVDGFSGQATMTLRDVLNALQESYCRTVGTEYMHIQSSQERRWIQQRIESPQPPPDVAEQLQILYRLGAAEAFETFLQTKYVGQKRYSLEGGESAIVLLDALLLRSIGHGVREAVIGMAHRGRLNVLANIIGKSYAEIFHEFEDAGDIRSVHGSGDVKYHLGAEGTYRALDGGMIAVCVVANPSHLELVGPVAQGVVRAKQDRAADGGEAFPVLPVAVHGDAAFAGQGVVFETLNMSQLPGYRTGGTVHIVINNQLGFTTSPANGRSSAYATDVARTVQAPIFHVNADDPEAVVRIARLAFDYRQAFHKDVVVDLICYRRHGHSEVDDPSITQPAMYDRIDARASVRKLYAEALVHRGDITERQVEGALRDYQGHLERAFTQTRARPVPASPMPVNSMNATNPVSAQHVVASQAVTAITEAAARQVIASQTAVPGGFTVHARVLPQLQRRTTMLDAGTIDWATAETLAVGSLLLDGVAVRLAGQDSRRGTFGQRHAVLTDRRTGAEHTPLSSLGPRAADFAPYDSMLSELGALAFEYGYSLARPDALVLWEAQFGDFANGAQAVIDEYIASSEQKWGQRSGVTLLLPHGLEGQGPDHSSGRIERFLQLCAQGNMTVAMPSLPGNYFHLLRQQALDERRRPLVVFTPKSMLRSKAATSGLTELTMGAFRAVIPDETADTARIRRVLVCSGKVFYDLDAHRRSAGLSDTAIVRLERLYPFPTEELGAELARFPAGAEVRWVQEEPENQGAWSFVESHVQRLAGRAVGCVSRPQAPAPAVGSARRHSGEQRDLVTSAFQ from the coding sequence GTGGCATCGCAATCACGCGCCGGACAGCCGGCACTGCACGGGCTGGAATTCGGTATCAACGAATGGCTCGTGGACGAACAGTACGAGCGATACCTGCACGACCCGGGGTCGGTCGACCGGACCTGGAGAGAGTTGTTCGCCTCCCGGATCCCCGCGCCCCGCCAAGAGACGCGCAACGGCGCGACGACCGCGCAGGACAGCGCGGACGACGGGGACGACGCGGCCGTCAAAGCGGTCCGCGTTGCCGCGCTCATCGAGGCGTATCGAGTCCGCGGACATCTGGTGGCCGATACCGATCCGCTCACGGCAGCACGGGCGGCCGCGCATCCGGAACTCGAGCTCACGGCATTCGGGCTCCGGGACGACGACCTGCAAAGAGAGTTCGTCGTCGACGGGTTCTCGGGGCAGGCCACCATGACGCTTCGCGATGTGCTGAACGCGCTGCAGGAGTCGTACTGCCGTACCGTCGGCACCGAGTACATGCACATCCAGAGCTCTCAGGAACGCCGCTGGATCCAGCAACGGATCGAATCGCCTCAGCCCCCACCGGACGTCGCCGAACAATTGCAGATTCTCTACCGGTTGGGTGCGGCAGAGGCTTTCGAGACATTCCTGCAGACCAAGTACGTGGGACAGAAACGGTATTCGCTCGAAGGCGGCGAGTCGGCGATCGTGCTGCTCGACGCCCTGCTGCTCCGTTCCATCGGGCACGGGGTGAGGGAAGCCGTCATCGGTATGGCACACCGGGGTCGGCTCAATGTGCTGGCCAACATCATCGGCAAGTCCTACGCGGAGATCTTCCATGAGTTCGAGGATGCGGGGGACATCCGGTCGGTCCACGGGTCCGGCGACGTGAAGTACCACCTCGGTGCGGAAGGAACCTACCGTGCCTTGGACGGCGGCATGATCGCCGTCTGCGTGGTGGCGAACCCCTCGCATCTGGAGCTCGTGGGGCCGGTGGCCCAGGGGGTGGTGCGCGCCAAGCAGGACAGGGCCGCAGACGGTGGCGAAGCCTTCCCCGTCCTGCCGGTCGCCGTCCACGGCGATGCCGCGTTCGCCGGTCAGGGCGTGGTCTTCGAGACGCTGAACATGTCCCAGCTGCCCGGCTACCGCACCGGCGGGACGGTCCACATCGTCATCAACAACCAGCTCGGCTTCACCACCTCGCCCGCCAACGGCCGTTCGAGCGCATATGCCACCGACGTGGCACGGACGGTCCAGGCCCCCATCTTCCACGTCAACGCAGACGACCCCGAGGCCGTGGTGCGGATCGCGCGCCTGGCCTTCGACTATCGTCAGGCGTTCCACAAGGACGTCGTCGTCGATCTGATCTGCTATCGGCGCCACGGGCACAGCGAGGTCGATGATCCCTCCATCACGCAGCCGGCGATGTACGACCGTATCGACGCCAGGGCTTCGGTGCGCAAGCTGTACGCCGAGGCGCTTGTGCACCGGGGAGACATCACCGAGCGTCAGGTGGAAGGCGCCCTGCGGGACTATCAGGGTCACCTCGAGCGGGCCTTCACCCAGACTCGGGCGCGTCCGGTGCCCGCCTCCCCGATGCCCGTGAACTCCATGAACGCCACGAACCCTGTGAGCGCTCAGCATGTGGTCGCCTCCCAGGCGGTAACGGCGATCACGGAGGCCGCCGCCCGCCAGGTGATCGCTTCCCAGACCGCTGTGCCGGGAGGTTTCACCGTGCACGCGCGCGTTCTTCCGCAGCTCCAGAGGCGGACCACGATGCTGGATGCGGGAACGATCGACTGGGCCACCGCGGAAACACTCGCCGTCGGCTCCCTGTTGCTGGACGGGGTTGCGGTGCGGCTGGCCGGGCAGGACTCCCGGCGTGGCACGTTCGGCCAACGGCACGCCGTGCTCACCGACCGGCGCACCGGCGCGGAGCACACGCCACTGAGTTCCCTCGGCCCGCGGGCTGCCGACTTCGCACCCTACGACTCCATGTTGTCCGAACTGGGCGCGCTGGCCTTCGAGTACGGCTACTCACTGGCGCGGCCCGACGCTCTCGTGCTGTGGGAGGCCCAGTTCGGCGACTTCGCCAACGGAGCGCAGGCCGTGATCGACGAGTACATCGCTTCATCCGAACAGAAATGGGGCCAACGCTCCGGGGTGACGCTGTTGCTGCCGCACGGCCTGGAAGGGCAGGGGCCCGACCACTCCTCCGGGAGGATCGAGCGGTTCCTCCAGCTCTGCGCACAGGGGAACATGACCGTCGCCATGCCCTCCCTGCCGGGCAACTACTTCCATCTGCTCAGGCAGCAAGCGCTCGACGAGCGCAGAAGGCCACTGGTCGTCTTCACGCCGAAGTCGATGCTGCGGTCGAAGGCGGCTACCTCCGGGCTGACGGAGCTCACGATGGGCGCGTTCCGTGCGGTCATACCGGATGAGACGGCGGACACCGCCCGGATCAGGCGCGTGCTGGTGTGCTCGGGCAAGGTCTTCTACGACCTTGACGCCCATCGGCGAAGCGCCGGTCTGTCGGACACCGCGATCGTCCGCCTTGAGCGTCTCTACCCGTTCCCCACGGAGGAGTTGGGCGCGGAACTCGCCCGTTTCCCCGCCGGGGCCGAGGTGCGATGGGTGCAGGAGGAGCCGGAGAACCAAGGCGCATGGTCCTTCGTGGAGTCCCATGTGCAACGGCTGGCGGGCCGTGCCGTCGGATGCGTCAGCCGCCCGCAGGCGCCGGCCCCCGCCGTGGGTTCTGCCCGCCGGCATTCCGGCGAACAGCGGGACCTCGTGACGTCGGCCTTCCAGTGA